Proteins encoded together in one Deltaproteobacteria bacterium window:
- a CDS encoding SDR family oxidoreductase: MKGHGRLQGKVAIITGAASGIGRAAAFLFAREGARLALADINEEALKEIVSQIVDEGGEAVMRKTDISQEEEVKALINLTLKTYSQVDILCNNAGTIGGAPSLEEEDGDDWHRVFGVNVMGAVFGTKHIAKHMQARKCGAIVNTASVAGIRAGAGTNAYSASKAALINFSQTAACDLGGFNVRVNAVCPGLIETGMTKVVFDYARETGKESKLGYRCELKRYGRPEEVAAAILFLASDEASYITGQALAVDGGNTASLNLPGMKY; this comes from the coding sequence ATGAAGGGTCATGGGCGACTGCAGGGAAAGGTGGCCATCATTACCGGCGCTGCCAGCGGGATTGGCAGGGCGGCCGCGTTCCTCTTTGCCAGGGAAGGAGCCAGGCTGGCCCTGGCTGATATAAACGAGGAAGCATTAAAGGAGATCGTGTCTCAAATCGTAGATGAGGGCGGTGAAGCCGTCATGAGGAAGACCGACATCTCGCAGGAGGAGGAGGTCAAGGCCCTCATCAACCTGACCCTTAAGACATACTCCCAGGTGGATATCCTGTGCAACAACGCCGGGACTATAGGCGGTGCTCCCAGTCTTGAAGAGGAAGACGGCGACGACTGGCACAGGGTTTTCGGGGTCAACGTCATGGGGGCGGTTTTTGGCACCAAGCACATCGCCAAACACATGCAGGCCAGGAAATGCGGCGCCATTGTCAATACGGCTTCTGTGGCCGGGATCCGCGCCGGCGCGGGCACCAATGCCTACTCGGCCAGCAAGGCCGCGCTCATCAACTTCAGCCAGACGGCCGCCTGTGACCTGGGCGGGTTCAATGTGCGGGTCAATGCCGTCTGTCCGGGCCTGATTGAGACGGGCATGACCAAGGTTGTTTTTGATTATGCCCGGGAGACAGGCAAGGAATCAAAACTGGGCTACCGCTGCGAACTCAAACGATACGGCCGACCCGAAGAGGTCGCGGCAGCCATCCTCTTTTTGGCCAGCGATGAAGCCAGCTACATCACCGGCCAGGCCCTGGCCGTGGATGGAGGCAACACCGCCTCCCTGAACCTGCCCGGCATGAAGTATTGA